In Microbacterium maritypicum, the following are encoded in one genomic region:
- a CDS encoding ABC transporter substrate-binding protein, whose protein sequence is MKRNRTALAGTALLAVGAIALAGCASGGDNGSGEEGGEASTGIVTVQSNEPQNPLLPAVTNEVGGGLVLQNIFAGLVYYEADGALANDLAESIESEDNQTWTIKIKEGEKFSDDTPVTAESFVEAWQYAASDPAFENQWWFANFSGYSADAVKEDSLALEVVDDTTFTVELAAPQSDFPTTLGYQVFAPLPESFFDDPEAFGQAPVGNGPYVLDKWEHDSVISLLPNESYDGPRKPQNGGVDFVSYATAEAAYTDLLSDNLDVINPGVPPTALATYKDDLGDRAVDQPAAIWEGLTIPARLAHFGNDEEGNLRRQAISYAIDREQVTDVIFEGTRTPAVDFTSPVIAGWNDEIAGSEVTHADADKAKDLWAQADAIAPWSGTFTIAYNADGGHQPWVDAVTNQLKNTLGIDAAGQSFPDLATLREEIKNRSLNAATRSGWQFDYPGAYNILGALFITGAGSNDGDYSNPEYDELVQKGSTAPSVEEGNKLFEQAQEVLFTDLPVLPLWYRSTNAGFSTLVDNVEYGWDSWPIVYEITKAGE, encoded by the coding sequence GTGAAAAGAAACAGGACTGCCCTCGCGGGCACCGCTCTGCTGGCCGTCGGCGCGATCGCGCTCGCAGGCTGCGCATCCGGCGGCGACAACGGCAGTGGCGAAGAAGGCGGCGAAGCGTCGACCGGAATCGTCACGGTTCAGAGCAACGAGCCTCAGAACCCGCTCCTCCCCGCCGTGACCAACGAGGTCGGCGGCGGACTCGTTCTGCAGAACATCTTCGCCGGTCTCGTCTACTACGAAGCCGACGGCGCCCTCGCCAACGACCTCGCCGAGTCGATCGAGTCGGAAGACAACCAGACCTGGACCATCAAGATCAAGGAGGGTGAGAAGTTCAGCGACGACACCCCCGTGACCGCGGAGTCCTTCGTCGAGGCATGGCAGTATGCCGCCTCCGACCCCGCCTTCGAGAACCAGTGGTGGTTCGCCAACTTCTCCGGCTACAGCGCCGACGCCGTGAAGGAAGACTCCCTCGCTCTCGAGGTCGTCGACGACACGACGTTCACGGTCGAGCTCGCCGCTCCGCAGTCGGACTTCCCGACCACTCTGGGCTACCAGGTGTTCGCGCCGCTCCCCGAGTCGTTCTTCGATGACCCTGAGGCGTTCGGCCAGGCTCCCGTCGGCAACGGCCCGTACGTGCTCGACAAGTGGGAGCACGACTCCGTGATCTCGCTGCTCCCGAACGAGAGCTACGACGGTCCCCGCAAGCCGCAGAACGGTGGAGTCGACTTCGTCAGCTACGCGACCGCCGAGGCTGCGTACACCGACCTGCTCTCGGACAACCTCGACGTGATCAACCCCGGCGTGCCGCCGACGGCTCTGGCCACCTACAAGGACGACCTGGGCGACCGCGCCGTCGACCAGCCGGCCGCGATCTGGGAAGGCCTGACCATCCCGGCACGCCTCGCTCACTTCGGCAACGACGAAGAGGGCAACCTGCGTCGTCAGGCCATCTCCTACGCGATCGACCGCGAACAGGTCACCGACGTGATCTTCGAGGGTACCCGCACGCCGGCCGTCGACTTCACCTCCCCGGTGATCGCGGGCTGGAACGACGAGATCGCCGGTTCCGAGGTCACGCACGCCGACGCCGACAAGGCGAAGGACCTGTGGGCTCAGGCCGACGCCATCGCCCCGTGGAGCGGCACGTTCACCATCGCGTACAACGCCGACGGTGGACACCAGCCCTGGGTCGACGCGGTCACCAACCAGCTCAAGAACACGCTGGGCATCGACGCCGCCGGTCAGTCCTTCCCCGACCTGGCGACGCTCCGCGAGGAGATCAAGAACCGTTCGCTGAACGCGGCGACGCGTTCGGGATGGCAGTTCGACTACCCGGGTGCGTACAACATCCTGGGCGCGCTGTTCATCACGGGTGCCGGTTCCAACGACGGCGACTACTCGAACCCCGAGTACGACGAGCTCGTGCAGAAGGGCTCCACGGCGCCGTCGGTCGAAGAGGGCAACAAGCTCTTCGAGCAGGCGCAGGAGGTCCTGTTCACGGACCTTCCCGTCCTGCCGCTCTGGTACCGCTCGACCAACGCCGGTTTCTCCACGCTCGTCGACAACGTCGAGTACGGCTGGGACAGCTGGCCGATCGTGTACGAGATCACCAAGGCCGGCGAGTAA